The Cupriavidus sp. EM10 genome includes a region encoding these proteins:
- a CDS encoding methyl-accepting chemotaxis protein yields the protein MIVFGAVLGVSQLSASSDAAERIHLISSRAILLNDAYKDMTRARSALTRAYSSAKASGQVNDDALASATKSIGKSKDELEKFEKAAAFPEQDASTRDDIIAAGRAHMDVVQRGLDALRKGDPDGYAAINDKDITSSGAKYSAGVERFQQFAEKLNDDAAGEGRQRLNRVILLVCVGLAMSAGLIVVVHLALRRLVVTPLYLARDLIMRVADGDLTIKVPQAGRNEIGQLLDAVSRMQSGLTQTVSKVRAGSDAVTTGAREIAAGNTDLSSRTEEQSSALEQTAASMEQLTSTVGNNAESATHASSLARNAADLAARGGEVVRGVVHTMSEINTSSQKIVDIIGVIDGIAFQTNILALNAAVEAARAGEQGRGFAVVAGEVRSLAQRSANAAKEIKGLIDSSVDRVDAGSQQVEQAGSTIEEIVAAVKRLADTVSEISAASIEQSSGITQVSEAVSQMEQVNQQNAALVEQAAAAADSLESQANQLAAAVATFRLA from the coding sequence ATGATCGTGTTTGGCGCCGTGCTGGGTGTCAGTCAGCTGAGCGCCAGCAGCGATGCCGCCGAACGCATCCACCTGATTTCGTCGCGGGCGATCCTGCTCAACGACGCCTACAAGGACATGACACGCGCGCGCTCCGCGCTGACGCGCGCGTACAGTTCGGCCAAGGCCAGCGGCCAGGTCAACGATGACGCGCTGGCCAGCGCCACCAAGTCGATCGGCAAGTCGAAGGACGAGCTGGAAAAGTTCGAGAAAGCTGCTGCCTTCCCCGAACAGGATGCTTCCACGCGCGACGACATCATCGCCGCCGGCCGCGCCCACATGGATGTGGTGCAGCGGGGCCTGGATGCGCTACGCAAGGGCGATCCGGACGGCTATGCGGCCATCAACGACAAGGACATCACGTCGTCCGGCGCCAAATACTCGGCCGGAGTGGAACGCTTTCAACAGTTTGCCGAGAAGCTGAACGACGACGCGGCGGGCGAAGGCCGCCAGCGGCTGAACCGTGTGATCCTGCTGGTATGCGTGGGCCTGGCGATGTCCGCCGGCCTGATCGTGGTGGTGCATCTGGCGCTGCGCCGTCTGGTGGTGACGCCGCTGTACCTGGCGCGCGACCTGATCATGCGCGTGGCCGATGGCGACCTGACGATCAAGGTGCCGCAGGCCGGCCGCAATGAAATCGGCCAGCTGCTCGATGCGGTGTCGCGCATGCAGTCGGGCCTGACGCAGACGGTGTCGAAGGTGCGTGCGGGCTCCGATGCCGTGACCACCGGCGCGCGCGAGATCGCGGCCGGCAACACGGACCTGTCCTCGCGTACCGAGGAACAGTCGTCGGCGCTGGAGCAAACGGCGGCCAGCATGGAACAGCTGACGTCCACCGTCGGCAACAACGCGGAAAGCGCCACGCATGCCAGTTCCCTGGCGCGCAACGCGGCGGACCTGGCCGCACGCGGCGGCGAGGTGGTGCGCGGCGTGGTGCATACGATGAGCGAGATCAACACCAGCTCGCAGAAGATCGTCGACATCATCGGCGTGATCGACGGCATTGCGTTCCAGACCAATATCCTGGCCCTGAACGCCGCCGTGGAAGCGGCGCGCGCGGGCGAGCAGGGGCGCGGGTTTGCCGTGGTGGCTGGCGAGGTGCGCAGCCTGGCGCAGCGCAGCGCCAATGCGGCCAAGGAAATCAAGGGCCTGATCGATTCGTCGGTGGACAGGGTGGACGCGGGCAGCCAGCAGGTGGAGCAGGCCGGCAGCACGATCGAGGAAATCGTGGCGGCGGTGAAGCGCCTGGCCGATACCGTCAGCGAGATCTCGGCGGCATCGATCGAGCAGTCGAGCGGCATCACGCAAGTCAGCGAAGCGGTGTCGCAGATGGAGCAGGTCAACCAGCAGAACGCCGCGCTGGTGGAGCAGGCGGCCGCCGCCGCCGATTCGCTCGAATCGCAGGCCAACCAGCTGGCCGCCGCCGTGGCGACGTTCCGGCTGGCCTGA
- a CDS encoding tripartite tricarboxylate transporter substrate binding protein codes for MLRGFARIRNLQGGSRPVLAALMAAMVGALTLGATAARADSYPDKPIRLVVPYAAGGAVDIVARSVGQRMSQLLKQPIIVDNRPGASTNIGMDFVAKAPADGYTIMMASNSLATNAALFNKLSFNPATDFAPVARIGEASLVVVVPAKSPFKSLKDLVAQAKAQPGKLNYASAGNGSSGHLAGEMLKDTAGIDVLHVPYKGGAPAITDLIGERITFMPINPLEVISHIKAGTLRPLAVASAQHSAQLPNVPTSKEEGLPNFTASVWWGLVAPARTPAPVIKQLNAAANTALADPEVEQQLGQLGVTIVSGSPEQFGQFVKTETATWNNVIRKAGITAD; via the coding sequence ATGCTGCGCGGGTTCGCTCGTATTCGTAATCTGCAGGGCGGGAGCCGCCCGGTACTGGCAGCGCTGATGGCCGCGATGGTGGGTGCCCTGACGCTGGGCGCGACGGCGGCGCGTGCCGACAGCTACCCCGACAAGCCGATCCGCCTGGTGGTGCCGTACGCGGCTGGCGGCGCGGTGGATATCGTGGCGCGCTCGGTGGGCCAGCGCATGAGCCAGTTGCTCAAGCAGCCGATCATTGTCGACAACCGGCCCGGCGCCAGCACCAATATCGGCATGGATTTCGTCGCCAAGGCGCCGGCCGACGGCTACACGATCATGATGGCGTCGAACAGCCTGGCCACCAATGCGGCGCTGTTCAACAAGCTCAGCTTCAACCCGGCCACCGATTTCGCGCCCGTGGCGCGCATTGGCGAGGCATCGCTGGTGGTAGTGGTGCCTGCCAAGTCGCCGTTCAAGTCGCTGAAGGACCTGGTGGCCCAGGCCAAGGCGCAGCCCGGCAAGCTCAACTATGCATCGGCCGGTAACGGCAGCTCGGGCCATCTGGCCGGTGAAATGCTGAAGGACACGGCCGGTATCGACGTGCTGCATGTGCCCTACAAGGGCGGCGCGCCGGCCATCACCGACCTGATCGGCGAGCGCATCACCTTCATGCCGATCAATCCGCTGGAAGTGATCTCGCATATCAAGGCCGGCACGCTGCGTCCGCTGGCGGTGGCCAGCGCCCAGCACTCGGCGCAACTGCCGAACGTGCCGACTTCGAAGGAAGAGGGGCTGCCGAACTTCACCGCGTCGGTATGGTGGGGCCTTGTGGCACCGGCCAGGACGCCCGCGCCCGTCATCAAGCAACTGAACGCCGCCGCCAACACCGCGCTGGCCGATCCTGAAGTCGAGCAGCAGCTGGGCCAGCTTGGCGTGACGATCGTATCGGGCAGCCCGGAGCAATTCGGCCAGTTCGTGAAGACCGAGACCGCGACGTGGAACAACGTGATCCGCAAGGCCGGCATCACCGCGGACTGA
- a CDS encoding M14 family zinc carboxypeptidase, giving the protein MTGPVPSSFPEYDQLLTLLELGAPWFDTRTACHVDALDRTFAVPVASLGTSAPDAPAIGIFGGIHGLERIGTQLVLDYMRSLLCRLSWDDLLHRQLESVRMVFMPIVNPGGMYIATRANPNGVDLMRNAPQNADAKVPFLAGGQRIGSWLPWYRGRAGSPMEAESQALLRVVEAELLPRPLSFAVDCHSGYGWRDSIWFPYARTHAPMPHLPEMYLLKTMFEQAHPHHGYAFEPQSHQYLLHGDLWDYAYDRTPPACLFLPMTLELGSWLWIKKNPRQLFSRAGIFNPIKAHRTARVLRRHVSLFDFLGRVAVAPDRWLPQGSHRQLLLEQARAHWQNGKPAP; this is encoded by the coding sequence ATGACCGGTCCGGTCCCTTCCAGCTTTCCAGAGTACGATCAACTGCTGACGCTGCTGGAGCTGGGCGCACCGTGGTTCGACACCCGCACGGCATGCCATGTCGACGCGCTCGACCGCACGTTCGCGGTGCCCGTCGCCAGCCTGGGCACCAGCGCGCCCGATGCGCCGGCCATCGGCATCTTCGGTGGCATCCATGGTCTGGAGCGCATCGGCACGCAGCTGGTGCTGGACTACATGCGCTCGCTGCTGTGCCGGCTGAGCTGGGACGACCTGCTGCACCGGCAGCTCGAAAGCGTGCGGATGGTGTTCATGCCGATCGTCAATCCCGGCGGCATGTACATTGCCACGCGCGCCAATCCGAACGGCGTGGACCTGATGCGCAATGCCCCGCAAAATGCCGATGCCAAGGTGCCGTTCCTGGCTGGCGGCCAGCGCATCGGCAGTTGGCTGCCCTGGTATCGTGGCCGCGCCGGGTCGCCGATGGAAGCCGAAAGCCAGGCGCTGCTGCGCGTGGTGGAAGCCGAACTGCTGCCCCGGCCCCTGAGCTTTGCCGTGGACTGCCACTCGGGCTACGGCTGGCGCGACAGCATCTGGTTTCCGTACGCGCGCACGCACGCGCCCATGCCGCACCTGCCGGAGATGTATCTGCTCAAGACCATGTTCGAACAGGCCCACCCGCACCACGGCTATGCCTTCGAGCCGCAAAGCCACCAGTACCTGCTGCACGGCGATCTCTGGGACTATGCCTACGACCGCACGCCGCCGGCATGCCTGTTCCTGCCGATGACGCTGGAACTGGGGTCGTGGCTCTGGATCAAGAAGAATCCCCGCCAGCTGTTTTCGCGGGCCGGCATCTTCAATCCGATCAAGGCGCACCGCACCGCCCGCGTGCTGCGGCGCCATGTGAGCCTGTTCGACTTCCTGGGCCGCGTGGCGGTGGCGCCCGACCGCTGGCTGCCGCAGGGCTCGCACCGCCAGCTTCTGCTGGAGCAGGCCCGCGCCCACTGGCAGAACGGCAAACCCGCGCCATGA
- a CDS encoding DSD1 family PLP-dependent enzyme, protein MTIAFDLPPTARPGQPADTIDTPSLVLDLDLFAANVGRMQAAADRAGILLRPHAKAHKCPDISLAQIARGAVGICCQKVSEAIPFVRAGVRDIHISNEVASPAKAALLAELARHATLSVCVDDLAQVGALAAATAAAGSKLGVFVEVNVGQGRCGVTDPAAMLALVERIAQHGQLTMRGLQAYHGGIQHLRGWNERRDGAARAADRTGSFIARLDAAGVRCDVVTGGGSGSVEFDLASGVYTEIQPGSYVFMDADYGANDYAGTLRFDHSLFIATAVMSVAAGDRVVVDAGLKSMAVDSGLPWIWTDGARSTSLDYVAANDEHGIVMPKQEDLTGKLPALGSRMMLVPGHCDPTLNLYDEIVGIRGDVVESVWPISARGLSR, encoded by the coding sequence ATGACCATCGCCTTCGATCTGCCGCCGACCGCGCGGCCGGGCCAGCCCGCCGATACCATCGACACCCCTTCGCTGGTCCTGGATCTCGATCTCTTTGCCGCCAACGTCGGCCGCATGCAAGCCGCCGCCGACCGTGCCGGCATCCTGCTGCGGCCGCATGCCAAGGCGCACAAGTGTCCCGACATCTCGCTGGCGCAGATCGCCCGGGGCGCGGTGGGCATCTGCTGCCAGAAGGTCAGCGAGGCCATTCCGTTCGTGCGCGCCGGCGTGCGCGACATCCATATCAGCAACGAAGTGGCCAGCCCCGCCAAGGCGGCGTTGCTGGCCGAACTGGCACGGCATGCCACGCTGAGCGTGTGCGTCGATGACCTCGCGCAGGTCGGTGCCCTGGCCGCAGCCACGGCGGCGGCCGGCAGCAAGCTTGGTGTGTTCGTCGAGGTCAATGTCGGCCAGGGCCGTTGCGGCGTGACCGACCCGGCGGCGATGCTGGCGCTGGTGGAACGCATCGCGCAGCATGGCCAGTTGACGATGCGCGGGCTGCAGGCCTATCACGGCGGCATCCAGCACCTGCGCGGCTGGAACGAGCGGCGCGATGGCGCGGCGCGGGCGGCTGATCGCACGGGCAGCTTCATTGCGCGGCTCGATGCGGCCGGCGTGCGCTGCGACGTGGTCACGGGCGGCGGCAGCGGCAGCGTGGAGTTCGACCTGGCCAGCGGTGTCTATACCGAGATCCAGCCCGGTTCCTATGTCTTCATGGATGCCGACTATGGCGCCAACGACTACGCGGGGACGCTGCGCTTCGACCACAGCCTGTTTATCGCCACGGCCGTGATGAGCGTTGCGGCCGGGGATCGTGTGGTGGTGGATGCCGGACTGAAGTCGATGGCCGTGGATTCCGGGCTGCCATGGATCTGGACCGACGGCGCGCGGTCGACGTCGCTCGACTACGTGGCGGCCAACGACGAACACGGCATCGTGATGCCGAAACAGGAAGACCTGACGGGCAAGCTGCCCGCGCTGGGCAGCCGGATGATGCTGGTGCCCGGCCACTGCGATCCCACGTTGAATCTCTACGACGAGATCGTGGGCATCCGGGGGGACGTGGTGGAAAGTGTCTGGCCGATATCGGCGCGCGGGCTGAGCCGCTAG
- a CDS encoding phosphocholine-specific phospholipase C yields the protein MTSSSRRNFLKMAGGSAAATAALAAFPPAIRRALAIPANNATKSIRDVEYVVVLMQENRSFDNYFGTMKGVRGFGDRFTIPLPGGRNVFQQTYASGNINRVVLPYHLDQMAGNAQRVSGTPHSQPDAQAAYDLGRMSAWPTAKKTQSMGYYTEQELGFQFALANAFTLCDAYHCSFHGGTNTNRLFHWTGTNDPAGTHGGPVIDNSGDSLDATGINYTWTTYPERLQAAGVSWKLYQNMPDNFTDNPLAGFQQYRAANAARGNAADGSPYPAYTPADDATNPLFKGIANTMPDGGFLQALRDDIAAGTLPQVSWIVAPATYSEHPGPSSPVQGAWYTQQVLDALTANPDVWSRTVLLINFDENDGFFDHVPPPCAPALDGKGLPVGHSTVDASTEYYSVDKTPFGPGPRVPMYVVSPWSRGGWVNSQVFDHTSVLRFLEQRFGVAETNISAYRRAIMGDLMTAFDFVNPNANVALGITPLTQSGADAARAAQDAKAQIPAPTVAAQTMPTQPRGTRPSRALPYSLHTSGLEQPTTNAFRLHFRNDGRQAAVFHVYDRLHLGNVPRRYAIEAGKEYFEDIDVGADGGRYNFWVLGPNGYHRAFVGDVSAQKAAGGGAAPEIRVCYDEAGAEVWLTLINRGSANCTFTVKPNAYRNDGPWTYEVLAGKELEMHWPVGSQGNWYDFTVTTQQGGFSRRFAGRLENGTHTTSDPAMGV from the coding sequence ATGACTTCCAGCAGCCGACGCAATTTCCTCAAGATGGCCGGTGGCAGCGCCGCCGCCACCGCCGCACTCGCCGCCTTTCCGCCCGCCATCCGCCGTGCCCTGGCCATTCCTGCCAACAACGCCACCAAGTCCATCCGCGACGTGGAATACGTGGTCGTGCTGATGCAGGAAAACCGCTCGTTCGACAACTACTTCGGCACCATGAAGGGTGTGCGCGGTTTTGGCGACCGCTTCACCATCCCGCTGCCGGGCGGCCGCAACGTGTTCCAGCAGACCTATGCCAGCGGCAACATCAACCGCGTGGTGCTGCCCTATCACCTTGACCAGATGGCCGGCAACGCCCAGCGCGTGAGCGGCACGCCGCACAGCCAGCCCGACGCCCAGGCCGCCTATGACCTGGGCCGCATGAGCGCGTGGCCGACGGCGAAGAAGACCCAGTCGATGGGCTACTACACCGAGCAGGAACTGGGCTTCCAGTTTGCGCTGGCCAATGCGTTCACGCTGTGCGATGCCTACCACTGCAGCTTCCACGGCGGCACCAACACCAACCGCCTGTTCCACTGGACCGGCACCAACGATCCGGCCGGCACCCACGGCGGCCCGGTGATCGACAACAGCGGCGATTCGCTCGACGCCACCGGCATCAACTACACGTGGACGACGTACCCGGAGCGCCTGCAGGCGGCTGGCGTGAGCTGGAAGCTCTACCAGAACATGCCGGACAACTTCACCGACAACCCGCTGGCCGGCTTCCAGCAGTACCGCGCCGCCAACGCCGCGCGGGGCAATGCCGCCGATGGCTCGCCGTATCCGGCCTACACGCCGGCCGACGACGCCACCAACCCGCTGTTCAAGGGCATCGCCAACACCATGCCCGACGGCGGCTTCCTGCAGGCGCTGCGCGATGACATCGCGGCCGGCACGCTGCCGCAGGTGTCGTGGATCGTCGCCCCGGCCACCTATTCGGAACACCCTGGGCCGTCGAGCCCGGTCCAGGGTGCCTGGTACACCCAGCAGGTGCTCGACGCGCTGACCGCCAACCCTGACGTGTGGAGCCGCACCGTCCTGCTGATCAACTTCGACGAAAACGACGGCTTCTTCGACCACGTGCCGCCGCCGTGCGCGCCGGCGCTGGACGGCAAGGGCCTGCCGGTGGGCCACTCGACGGTGGACGCGTCGACCGAGTACTACAGCGTGGACAAGACGCCGTTCGGCCCCGGGCCGCGCGTGCCGATGTACGTGGTATCGCCATGGAGCCGCGGCGGCTGGGTGAACTCGCAGGTGTTCGACCATACTTCGGTGCTGCGCTTCCTGGAGCAGCGGTTCGGCGTGGCCGAGACCAACATCAGCGCGTATCGCCGCGCAATCATGGGCGACCTGATGACGGCGTTCGACTTCGTCAACCCGAACGCCAACGTGGCGCTGGGCATCACCCCGCTCACGCAGTCCGGCGCCGACGCCGCGCGGGCCGCCCAGGATGCCAAGGCCCAGATTCCCGCCCCGACCGTTGCGGCCCAGACTATGCCCACGCAGCCGCGCGGCACGCGTCCGTCGCGCGCCCTGCCGTACTCGCTGCACACCAGCGGGCTGGAGCAGCCAACGACCAACGCGTTCCGCCTGCACTTCAGGAACGACGGCCGGCAGGCTGCGGTGTTCCACGTCTACGACCGCCTGCACCTGGGCAACGTGCCGCGCCGCTATGCAATCGAGGCAGGCAAGGAATACTTCGAGGACATCGACGTCGGCGCGGACGGCGGCCGCTACAACTTCTGGGTGCTGGGCCCGAACGGCTACCACCGCGCCTTCGTGGGCGATGTCAGCGCGCAGAAGGCCGCCGGCGGCGGCGCCGCGCCGGAGATCCGCGTCTGCTATGACGAGGCCGGCGCCGAAGTCTGGCTGACGCTGATCAACCGGGGCTCGGCCAACTGCACGTTCACGGTCAAGCCGAACGCCTATCGCAACGATGGCCCCTGGACTTATGAAGTACTCGCCGGCAAGGAGCTGGAGATGCACTGGCCCGTCGGCTCGCAGGGCAACTGGTACGACTTCACCGTGACCACCCAGCAGGGCGGGTTCAGCCGCCGCTTTGCCGGCCGGCTGGAAAACGGCACGCACACCACGTCGGATCCGGCGATGGGCGTTTGA
- a CDS encoding LysR substrate-binding domain-containing protein gives MLGDLLMTFYEVARQGSITTAARQLRVSQPTVTGRIRQLEELYGVELFHRRASRVDLSDIGVALMPLAEQIMQQESNADFLLRNAGNLRFGNLRIGATGPYYILRSVAAFRQRYPAIDISIEIGNSRQMIEALYEYRIDAAVSSHALDDDRLHRVTLAADPMVLVVHPVHPLARRPRVEVAELATCHLLVREQGSMTREATEASLRAAGTGMPQHTVIGSREAICEAIRHNLGASVMPVGEVPRDPALVAVPFASAAPVIHEYLYCLNGRRHTRLVGALLDCLVTSAGTAAQHCEAPPPAPILN, from the coding sequence ATGCTTGGCGACCTGCTGATGACCTTCTACGAGGTTGCGCGACAGGGCAGCATCACCACGGCCGCGCGTCAGCTGCGCGTGAGCCAGCCCACGGTTACCGGCCGCATCCGGCAACTGGAGGAGCTTTACGGCGTGGAACTGTTCCATCGCCGGGCCAGCCGCGTGGACCTCAGTGACATTGGCGTGGCGCTGATGCCGCTGGCCGAGCAGATCATGCAGCAGGAAAGCAATGCCGACTTCCTGCTGCGCAACGCGGGCAACCTGCGTTTCGGCAACCTGCGCATCGGGGCCACCGGGCCCTATTACATCCTGCGCAGCGTGGCAGCCTTTCGGCAACGCTATCCGGCCATCGACATCAGTATCGAGATCGGCAACTCGCGGCAGATGATCGAGGCGCTGTACGAATACCGCATCGACGCCGCCGTGTCGTCGCATGCGCTGGACGACGACCGCCTGCACCGCGTAACGCTGGCCGCCGACCCGATGGTGCTGGTGGTCCACCCGGTGCATCCGCTGGCGCGCCGGCCACGGGTGGAAGTGGCCGAGCTGGCGACCTGCCACCTGCTGGTGCGCGAACAGGGGTCGATGACGCGCGAGGCCACCGAGGCATCGCTGCGCGCGGCCGGCACCGGCATGCCGCAACACACGGTGATCGGCAGCCGCGAGGCCATCTGCGAGGCGATTCGCCATAACCTCGGCGCCAGCGTCATGCCGGTGGGCGAAGTGCCGCGCGATCCGGCCCTGGTGGCCGTGCCGTTTGCCAGCGCCGCCCCGGTCATCCACGAGTATCTGTATTGCCTGAACGGCCGGCGCCATACCCGCCTGGTGGGCGCCCTGCTCGATTGCCTGGTGACGTCCGCGGGCACGGCCGCTCAGCATTGCGAAGCGCCGCCCCCAGCGCCTATATTGAACTGA
- a CDS encoding siderophore-interacting protein: MTDTRDLTVQRVRHPLKMRLLKVLRTRQVSPQLLRVTLGGDDLADFVSGSFDDHVKVFFPEGGTDKPVLPQVGPDGIKFPEDQPRPQARDYTPRRYDNAARELDIEFVLHGDGPASTWAAQAQPGQYLGVGGPRGSFVIPRAFDWHLLIGDDTALPAIGRRIEELGPDARVIVVAEVADESARIPLATGPHAEVHWIHRDEHRAEDGEPASEGSQLVPTLRWLSLPAGEGYVWAAGEGAAMRDVRKYLVEERGIHKTRIRASAYWKRGNAAVHETIDD; encoded by the coding sequence ATGACCGATACCCGAGACCTGACCGTACAACGCGTGCGCCATCCGCTGAAGATGCGGCTGCTCAAGGTGCTGCGCACCCGCCAGGTGTCGCCGCAACTGCTGCGCGTGACGCTGGGCGGCGATGACCTGGCGGACTTTGTTTCCGGATCGTTCGACGACCACGTCAAGGTGTTCTTTCCCGAAGGCGGCACCGACAAGCCGGTGCTGCCACAGGTGGGACCGGACGGCATCAAATTTCCCGAGGACCAGCCGCGCCCCCAGGCGCGCGACTACACGCCGCGCCGCTACGACAATGCCGCCCGCGAACTTGATATCGAATTCGTGCTGCATGGCGACGGCCCCGCATCCACCTGGGCCGCGCAGGCGCAGCCGGGCCAGTACCTGGGCGTGGGCGGCCCGCGCGGATCGTTCGTGATCCCGCGCGCGTTCGACTGGCACCTGCTGATCGGCGACGATACGGCGCTGCCGGCCATCGGCCGCCGTATCGAGGAACTGGGGCCGGATGCCCGCGTGATCGTCGTGGCCGAGGTGGCCGACGAATCTGCGCGCATTCCGCTGGCCACCGGGCCGCATGCCGAGGTGCACTGGATTCATCGGGACGAACATCGTGCCGAGGACGGCGAGCCCGCTTCCGAGGGCAGCCAGCTGGTGCCCACGCTGCGCTGGCTGAGCCTGCCGGCCGGCGAGGGCTACGTCTGGGCGGCCGGCGAAGGCGCGGCGATGCGCGACGTGCGCAAGTACCTGGTGGAGGAGCGCGGCATCCACAAGACGCGCATCCGGGCGTCGGCCTACTGGAAGCGTGGCAACGCGGCCGTTCACGAAACGATCGACGACTAA
- a CDS encoding PadR family transcriptional regulator, which translates to MRHHFDRVHGHHHTSGHCGHHGKHHRGMRAMMAMKLMGMMGGRGGGFWSQGGGGFDGDGDGFDGENLRRGRKFSAEDLQLLLLSLLDEKPSHGYELIKALETRTGGFYKPSPGVVYPALTFLEDVGYATVDLEGNKKRYQLSEAGRAYLDQNRARLEQMVARLQHVARKMDFMRRAMSGQPQRDVEEGGWAPELVQARGRLKQALMMRSGATADEQRRIAAILERAADEIERGEHGANQPE; encoded by the coding sequence ATGCGACACCATTTCGATCGGGTGCACGGGCACCACCACACAAGCGGCCACTGCGGCCATCACGGCAAGCACCATCGCGGCATGCGCGCCATGATGGCGATGAAACTGATGGGCATGATGGGCGGCCGGGGCGGCGGTTTCTGGTCGCAGGGCGGTGGCGGATTCGACGGCGATGGCGACGGTTTCGACGGCGAAAACCTGCGCCGTGGCCGCAAGTTCAGCGCCGAGGACCTGCAATTGCTGCTGCTTTCGCTGCTCGACGAGAAGCCATCGCACGGCTATGAGCTGATCAAGGCGCTGGAAACCCGCACCGGCGGCTTCTACAAGCCGAGCCCGGGCGTGGTGTATCCAGCGCTGACCTTCCTGGAAGACGTCGGCTACGCCACGGTGGACCTGGAAGGCAACAAGAAGCGCTACCAGCTGTCGGAAGCGGGCCGCGCCTATCTGGACCAGAATCGCGCGCGGCTGGAGCAGATGGTAGCGCGCCTGCAGCACGTGGCGCGCAAGATGGATTTCATGCGTCGCGCCATGAGCGGCCAGCCGCAACGCGATGTCGAGGAGGGCGGCTGGGCGCCCGAGCTGGTGCAGGCGCGCGGGCGCCTGAAGCAGGCCCTGATGATGCGCAGCGGCGCCACGGCCGACGAGCAGCGCCGCATCGCGGCCATTCTCGAACGCGCGGCCGACGAAATTGAGCGCGGCGAGCACGGCGCCAACCAACCGGAGTGA
- a CDS encoding 2-hydroxychromene-2-carboxylate isomerase, with protein sequence MTRQVEFFFDFGSPYSYLAYKELPRVAARTGATIVWRPMLLGGVFKATGNHSPMEIPAKRQWSDGDLDCWARRYGAPFRLNPHFPINTLALMRGAIGYQRKGEAEFHRYVDAIFTAMWETGRNLNDPVEIGKVLVAAGLDPREALAMLDDAEVKADLKRVTEEAVARGIFGAPSFIVGDKLYWGNDRLLFVEEQLAG encoded by the coding sequence ATGACCAGGCAGGTGGAATTCTTCTTTGACTTCGGCAGCCCCTACTCGTACCTGGCGTACAAGGAATTGCCGCGCGTGGCGGCGCGGACTGGCGCCACCATCGTGTGGCGGCCCATGCTGCTGGGCGGCGTGTTCAAGGCCACGGGCAACCATAGCCCGATGGAGATTCCCGCCAAGCGGCAATGGTCCGACGGCGATCTCGATTGCTGGGCGCGACGCTATGGCGCGCCGTTCCGGCTCAATCCGCACTTTCCGATCAATACGCTGGCGCTGATGCGCGGCGCGATCGGCTACCAGCGCAAAGGCGAGGCCGAGTTCCACCGGTATGTGGACGCAATCTTCACGGCGATGTGGGAAACGGGCAGGAACCTGAACGATCCGGTCGAAATCGGCAAGGTGCTGGTGGCGGCGGGGCTGGACCCGCGCGAGGCGCTGGCGATGCTGGACGACGCCGAAGTCAAGGCCGACCTCAAGCGCGTGACCGAGGAAGCCGTGGCGCGCGGCATCTTTGGCGCGCCCAGCTTCATCGTGGGCGACAAGCTGTACTGGGGCAACGACCGGCTGCTGTTCGTCGAGGAACAACTGGCCGGCTAG